In Triticum aestivum cultivar Chinese Spring chromosome 5B, IWGSC CS RefSeq v2.1, whole genome shotgun sequence, the following proteins share a genomic window:
- the LOC123110792 gene encoding 2-alkenal reductase (NADP(+)-dependent) isoform X2: protein MSGCEEYTLITDPESLFKINHPELPLSYYTGVLGMPGLTAYAGFFDVSKPKKGDYVFVSSASGAVGQLVGQLAKITGCYVVGSAGSDEKVNLLKTKFGFDDAFNYKKEEDLNAALKRCFPRGIDIYFENVGGAMLAAVLPNMRMNGRIAVCGMISQYNLEQPNGAPNLFCLVAKRIRMEGFMVLDYFGTYNKFEEEIAGYLKEGKITVVEDVAEGIENVSAALIGLFSGRNIGKQLVTIARE, encoded by the exons ATGAGCGGATGTGAAGAATACACTTTGATCACGGATCCAGAGTCTCTTTTCAAGATCAACCATCCTGAACTACCTCTGTCGTACTACACGGGTGTTCTTG GAATGCCTGGACTTACTGCATATGCTGGGTTTTTCGACGTATCAAAACCTAAGAAAGGCGACTACGTTTTCGTCTCATCAGCATCGGGCGCCGTCGGGCAGCTTGTTGGACAGCTTGCCAAGATCACTGGCTGCTATGTGGTTGGCAGTGCTGGTTCCGATGAGAAG GTCAACCTCCTAAAAACCAAGTTTGGCTTTGACGACGCTTTCAACTACAAGAAGGAAGAGGACCTCAACGCCGCACTAAAGAG ATGCTTCCCGCGGGGCATTGACATCTACTTTGAAAATGTGGGTGGTGCGATGCTAGCCGCAGTGCTGCCCAACATGAGGATGAATGGTCGGATCGCTGTATGCGGGATGATTTCGCAGTACAACCTGGAGCAGCCTAATGGTGCCCCTAACCTCTTCTGCCTTGTTGCCAAGCGCATCCGCATGGAGGGATTCATGGTCCTAGACtacttcggcacctacaacaagtTTGAGGAGGAGATAGCAGGTTACCTCAAGGAAGGGAAGATCACCGTTGTTGAGGATGTTGCCGAGGGGATCGAAAACGTGTCGGCGGCGCTCATCGGGCTCTTCTCAGGGCGCAACATAGGGAAGCAGCTAGTCACCATCGCACGAGAGTGA